A DNA window from Nerophis lumbriciformis linkage group LG33, RoL_Nlum_v2.1, whole genome shotgun sequence contains the following coding sequences:
- the LOC133575855 gene encoding LOW QUALITY PROTEIN: macrophage-expressed gene 1 protein-like (The sequence of the model RefSeq protein was modified relative to this genomic sequence to represent the inferred CDS: substituted 1 base at 1 genomic stop codon) — translation MFKMKAPVILLWLSLLHLGLSIPVGRPSNWLRQCRASTNLSITALEVLPGGGWDNLRNIDMGRVMNLSYFQCQTTEDGLYLIPDEVFVIPHKKTGVETNSEIMSSWQVQQSSTARSINAEVSFFSLLNGKFSSENQRMKIHQVQDSSNATRVQVRNHIXTIKAYPDFNFDSSFAQQAKEIADAIENNQTRNADYLSEKMVLDFGTHVITSVDAGATLMQEDYLRSSYVSDSVSDSYSVKALAGLNFFDKLKFDISSQNTQQKSSLQTYQSNIQYSLTQSHGGAPFYPGITLQKWQESTKNNLVAIDRQGLALHYFISENSLPDLPQPTVAKVAKSVSKAIQRYYKVNTRPGCIDVNSQNFNFQANIDDASCEGPATNLSFGGVYQECIPISQNAGPLCDALAQKNPDTGAFSCKPPYSHTLLRSEVRQQAYTAYECYDQRYSCGIFHMFHCHRQVCQDNTYVRSAHINTFWCSVNGNAPENSGYLFGGVYSPSQVNPITKAKSCPLQFLPLKFLSDGQVICVSNDYELGFKYSVPFGGFFSCQSGNPMGGQQSRCPPKFSQHLAAVSDGCEILYCVQSGRFTGGQLLPINLPPFTRAPLVNLQATNTVMVMTEGEKSWVKVGQTKTWKLANQEDFQEVYKSFNSDQSQMSTGEKAGVAFGVMGMMALVLVGVVFLVKRRRRGLSGTAVRQGYVEIRQEEVERDEGEGAILVEVD, via the exons ATGTTCAAGATGAAAGCACCAGTGATTCTCCTGTGGCTCTCTCTTCTTCATCTAGGTTTGTCAATTCCGGTGGGGCGTCCGAGCAACTGGCTAAGACAATGTCGAGCCTCCACAAACCTCTCCATCACAGCCTTAGAGGTGCTACCGGGCGGCGGCTGGGATAATCTACGAAACATCGATATGGGCCGGGTCATGAACCTCAGCTACTTCCAGTGCCAGACTACCGAAGACGGGCTCTACCTCATCccagatgaggtgtttgttatacCTCACAAAAAGACGGGAGTGGAAACCAACTCAGAGATAATGAGCTCCTGGCAGGTGCAGCAAAGCTCGACAGCTCGCAGCATTAATGCTGAAGTGTCTTTTTTTTCTCTGCTAAATGGAAAATTCTCCTCTGAGAACCAAAGGATGAAAATCCATCAGGTCCAAGACTCTTCAAATGCAACCAGAGTGCAG gtGCGTAACCACATCTAAACCATTAAGGCCTATCCGGACTTCAACTTTGATTCCAGTTTTGCTCAGCAAGCCAAGGAGATAGCGGATGCTATAGAAAATAACCAAACCAGGAATGCAGACTATCTTTCAGAGAAGATGGTTCTGGACTTCGGGACACATGTCATCACCAGTGTGGACGCCGGGGCTACTTTGATGCAGGAGGACTACCTCCGCTCCTCATACGTGTCGGACAGCGTGTCGGACAGTTACAGCGTCAAAGCCTTGGCTGGCCTGAACTTTTTCGATAAGCTCAAGTTTGACATTAGCAGCCAAAACACACAACAGAAATCATCGCTTCAGACGTATCAGTCAAATATTCAATATTCTCTTACTCAAAGCCACGGCGGTGCACCTTTCTATCCTGGCATCACTCTGCAGAAGTGGCAGGAAAGTACCAAAAACAACCTGGTTGCTATTGATCGGCAAGGATTAGCCCTTCACTACTTTATCAGTGAAAACTCCTTGCCTGACCTGCCACAGCCGACAGTTGCCAAAGTTGCTAAATCAGTTAGTAAAGCCATCCAGCGCTATTACAAGGTCAACACTCGCCCTGGCTGTATCGACGTCAACTCCCAGAACTTCAACTTCCAAGCAAACATAGATGACGCTTCTTGCGAGGGCCCCGCTACAAACCTCAGTTTTGGTGGTGTCTACCAGGAGTGTATTCCCATCTCCCAAAACGCAGGGCCACTGTGTGATGCCCTGGCTCAGAAAAACCCTGATACGGGTGCCTTTTCCTGTAAGCCACCTTACTCGCACACTTTACTGAGATCAGAAGTGAGACAGCAAGCCTATACCGCGTATGAATGTTACGATCAGCGGTACTCATGTGGGATCTTTCACATGTTCCATTGCCATCGCCAAGTGTGCCAGGACAACACTTACGTACGCTCAGCTCACATAAACACTTTTTGGTGTTCGGTCAATGGCAATGCTCCCGAGAACTCTGGGTATCTGTTCGGAGGGGTTTATAGCCCGTCCCAAGTGAACCCCATCACCAAGGCAAAAAGTTGCCCATTACAATTCCTTCCACTAAAGTTTTTATCAGATGGCCAAGTAATCTGCGTGAGTAATGACTACGAACTTGGTTTCAAATATTCTGTACCATTCGGCGGTTTTTTCAGCTGTCAGTCAGGGAACCCCATGGGCGGGCAACAAAGTCGCTGCCCCCCCAAGTTCAGTCAACACCTTGCTGCAGTCAGCGATGGCTGTGAAATCCTCTACTGTGTCCAGTCGGGACGGTTCACCGGTGGGCAGCTGCTTCCAATTAACCTCCCCCCTTTCACCAGAGCACCACTTGTTAACTTGCAAGCAACCAACACGGTCATGGTGATGACAGAGGGCGAAAAAAGTTGGGTTAAAGTCGGACAAACCAAGACGTGGAAACTGGCCAACCAGGAGGATTTTCAAGAGGTTTACAAAAGCTTTAACTCGGACCAGAGTCAGATGTCCACCGGGGAAAAGGCAGGGGTAGCATTTGGAGTGATGGGCATGATGGCGCTGGTGCTCGTGGGAGTGGTGTTCTTGGTGAAAAGACGTCGAAGAGGGCTGTCTGGGACGGCGGTGAGGCAAGGTTACGTGGAAATACGTCAAGAGGAAGTTGAGCGCGATGAAGGGGAGGGAGCGATACTGGTTGAGGTTGATTGA
- the LOC133575856 gene encoding LOW QUALITY PROTEIN: macrophage-expressed gene 1 protein-like (The sequence of the model RefSeq protein was modified relative to this genomic sequence to represent the inferred CDS: inserted 1 base in 1 codon), translating into MFKMKAPVILLWLSLFHLGLSIPVERPSNWLRQCRASTNLSITALEVLPGGGWDNLRNMDMGRVMNLSYFQCQTTEDGLYLIPDAVFVIPHKETRVETNSEIMSSWQVQQSSTAHSINAEGSFFSLLNGKYSPENQWMKIHQVQDSSNATRVQVRNHIYTIKAYTDFNLDSRFAQQAKEIADALENNQTRKADYLSEKMVLDFGTHVITSVDAGATLVQEDYLRSSYVSDSVSSNYSVKALAGLNFFDKLKFDISSQNTNQSSLLQTYQSNIQYSLTQSHGGALFYPGITLQKWQESTRNNLVAIDRQGLALHYFINENSLPDLPEPTVAKVAESVSKAIQRYYKVNTRPGCTNVNSQNFNFQANIDDASCEGPATNLSFGGVYQECIPNSENAGPLCDGLTQKNPHTGDFSCKPPYSSTLLRSELKEEPYTTYECHINKSSCWLFNMFYCEVCQDITSKHEATINTFWCSINGNATENSGYRFGGVYSPXPSKFLPLKFLSDGQVICVSKEYEPGFKYSVPFGGFFSCQSENPMAGQQSRCPPKFSQHLAGVSDGCEILYCVQSGQFTGGQLLPINLPPFTREPLDSLQATNAVMVITEGEKSWVRVGQTRTWKLANQEDLQEIYKSFNSDQSQMSTGEKVGVAFGLMVMMALVLVGVVLLVKRRRRGLSGTAYRVLYENPRPEEVERDEGKVEILVENDLNIK; encoded by the exons ATGTTCAAGATGAAAGCACCAGTGATTCTCCTGTGGCTCTCTCTTTTTCATCTAGGTTTGTCAATTCCGGTGGAGCGCCCGAGCAACTGGCTAAGACAATGTCGAGCCTCCACAAACCTCTCCATCACAGCCTTAGAGGTGCTACCGGGCGGCGGCTGGGATAATCTACGAAACATGGATATGGGCCGGGTCATGAACCTCAGCTACTTCCAGTGCCAGACTACCGAGGACGGTCTCTACCTCATCCCAGATGCGGTGTTTGTTATACCCCACAAAGAGACAAGAGTGGAAACCAACTCAGAGATAATGAGCTCCTGGCAGGTGCAGCAAAGCTCGACAGCTCACAGCATTAATGCTGAAGGGTCTTTTTTTTCTCTGCTAAATGGAAAATACTCCCCTGAGAACCAATGGATGAAAATCCATCAGGTCCAAGACTCTTCAAATGCAACCAGAGTGCAG gTGCGTAACCACATCTACACCATTAAGGCCTATACGGACTTCAACCTTGATTCCCGTTTTGCTCAGCAAGCCAAGGAGATAGCGGATGCTTTAGAAAATAATCAAACCAGGAAGGCAGACTATCTTTCAGAGAAGATGGTTCTGGACTTCGGGACCCATGTCATCACCAGTGTGGACGCCGGGGCTACTTTGGTGCAGGAGGACTACCTCCGCTCCTCATACGTGTCGGACAGCGTGTCGAGCAATTACAGCGTCAAAGCCTTGGCTGGCCTGAACTTTTTCGATAAGCTCAAGTTTGACATTAGCAGCCAAAACACAAACCAGAGCTCATTGCTTCAGACGTATCAGTCAAATATTCAATATTCTCTTACTCAAAGCCACGGTGGTGCACTTTTCTATCCTGGCATCACTCTGCAGAAGTGGCAGGAAAGTACCAGAAACAACCTGGTTGCTATTGATCGGCAAGGATTAGCACTTCACTACTTTATCAATGAAAACTCTTTGCCTGACCTGCCAGAGCCGACAGTTGCCAAAGTTGCTGAATCAGTTAGTAAAGCCATCCAGCGCTATTACAAGGTCAACACTCGCCCTGGCTGTACCAACGTCAACTCCCAGAACTTCAACTTCCAAGCCAACATAGATGACGCTTCTTGCGAGGGCCCAGCTACAAACCTCAGTTTTGGTGGTGTTTACCAGGAGTGTATTCCCAACTCCGAAAACGCAGGGCCACTGTGTGATGGCCTGACTCAGAAAAACCCTCAtacaggtgacttttcctgtaaGCCACCTTACTCGTCCACTTTACTGAGATCAGAATTGAAAGAGGAACCTTATACAACCTATGAATGTCACATAAACAAATCCTCATGTTGGCTCTTCAACATGTTCTATTGCGAAGTGTGCCAGGACATCACTTCCAAACACGAAGCTACTATAAACACTTTTTGGTGTTCGATCAATGGCAATGCCACCGAGAACTCTGGGTATCGGTTCGGAGGGGTTTATAGCC TCCCAAGTAAATTCCTTCCGCTAAAGTTTCTCTCAGATGGCCAAGTAATCTGCGTGAGTAAGGAATACGAACCTGGTTTCAAATATTCTGTACCATTCGGCGGTTTTTTCAGCTGTCAGTCAGAGAACCCCATGGCCGGGCAACAAAGTCGCTGCCCCCCCAAGTTCAGTCAACACCTTGCTGGAGTCAGCGATGGCTGTGAAATCCTCTACTGTGTCCAGTCGGGACAGTTCACCGGTGGGCAGCTGCTTCCAATTAACCTCCCCCCTTTCACCAGAGAACCACTTGATAGCTTGCAAGCAACCAACGCGGTCATGGTGATAACGGAGGGCGAAAAAAGCTGGGTTAGAGTCGGACAAACTAGGACGTGGAAACTGGCCAACCAGGAGGATCTTCAAGAGATTTACAAAAGCTTTAACTCGGACCAGAGTCAGATGTCCACCGGGGAAAAGGTAGGGGTAGCATTTGGACTGATGGTCATGATGGCGCTGGTGCTCGTGGGAGTGGTGCTCTTGGTGAAAAGACGTCGAAGAGGGCTGTCCGGGACGGCGTATAGAGTACTTTACGAGAACCCACGTCCAGAGGAAGTTGAGCGCGATGAAGGGAAGGTAGAGATACTGGTTGAGAACGATTTAAATATTAAGTGA